A window of Mustela lutreola isolate mMusLut2 chromosome X, mMusLut2.pri, whole genome shotgun sequence genomic DNA:
TAGGCTGCTCATTCTCACTCTTGCCACAACCTGTACTGCACATCATTGGAGTAATCATACTATAACAGAAACCTGAGCTTCCCTGTCTCTTTTCCTAAACCTCTTTTCTAAttgtatattattttcaaaatacatccaCATTCCTTAGCTGGTATTAAATTGTTCTTTGTGCTTTTGCTTCTGCCTCAAGGTTTGCTCCTGCTGCTtccatttactcttttcttttttttcctcttttattaacatatattgtattatttgctctaggagtacaggtctgtgaatcaacaagcttacacatttcacagcactcaccatagcacataacctccccactgtccataactcagccatcctatccctacccacccaacccccagcaaccctcagttttttttcatgagattaagaatctcctatggtttgtttccctcaggaccccatcttgtttcatttcttccttccctaccctccatgaccccctgccctgcctctccattttctcctttcatctCCATACCTCAGATAGTGTTTGGTGCAGGGTAGACCCTGgatgaatatttatttactacTATGAAAATGATGGGCTTAAACATGCCTTATTTTACTAAGGGACCTGGGAGATTTCAAGTCATGAAAATAATACCTTTGAGAGATAAAGCTGTCTTCAAATATTGGAAGATCTATGTCATGTGAAACACTAGTTTTGAATGGCCCTAAGGCCAATCAGTGGAATTCATAAGAAGTCAAAATTTGATTCCATATAAGGAAGAGTGTGCCATCTTTGCAAAGATGTAGTCATCTGCATTGTAAAATATTAAGTTCCCTGTCACCTGCAGTATTCCAATGTTGATTCAATGATCATCTATCAGGTATTTGTTCAAAGTACTCAAGCATGGAATGGAATTTGGAAGAAATAACCTACGATTCTTGAAATAAGATTCTGtagggaaaataaatataaaggggaaaagtaaagaaaatgaacTTTCCATTCCAGGGAAGTAGAGTATTGGGATTTATGTTATCATGCACACTATATCTGTATATGTCATGTATGGAATCTCTATACTATAGAATGGACTAAAAGGTAAatcccttatttttcttcttttatgatcCAGTAAGTAATTTAGCCTCTTATGATGTCTATGGGTTATCATTATAAACATTACTTCTTAGTATAACATTGAAATGTGCAAATGCCAGTTAAGAAACATCTGCCAGAATTTTAGATAAATCGGCTTTTATACTGTAACTAGAGAAGTGTTCgagaagaaaaacagtaaaaagtgTGTCATGCAGAGAGATAATGATTCTCCAGCTCAATTTAgtagtttataaaaaaaaaaattcactgggaCAAAAAGCCATGACCATGCAAAGAATAATACTTTAGATTAGGAAACTCACTTGGCTGAGATTTAGCTAATAACAAAAGCTAACAACTCCTATATAATTTAATAACAATTCTCACATTTGATTGCTaatgactatttttctttttcgaTCTCCACATAAAAGTAACAAGGAGAATATGGGATTgaagaacagaatttttttaaataattttttattttttataaacatatatttttatccccaggggtacaggtctgtgaatcaccaggtttacacacttcacagcactcaccaaagcacacaccctccccaatgtccataatcccacccccttctcccaaaccccctccccccagcaaccctcagtttgttttgtgagattaagagtcacttatggtttgtctccctcccaaaaatGTTTCTGTCAGGTATctctttccttgttctttttattagGGACACttacattttagttatttgagtaattttttttaaagattttatttatttatttgacagagaaagatcacaaataggcagagagagagagagagagagagagagagagaaacaggctccccgctgagcggagattcccaatgcaggactcgatcccaggaccccgagatcatgacccgagccgaaggcagcagcccaacccactgagccacccaggtgccccttgagtaaTTTTTAATCAGACTTTTTAAAGACTTGAGATGTTGACAATAACTAACCCCTTTGATTTCAATGATTTTCAGTGGACTTTGTTTATTCAGTAAGACAAAATCTATTCGGGGAGGTATACCTACTCAGTAGTTCCTTCCTTGGGCGGAATAATAAGGGAATGACTGACTCTAAAGAAATCCACCCAGGCAAGAGCTGCTTGCTACTCTTCACTTCTCTCCCTACCACTATCTAAAGCTTAAACCCTGCTTTGTTTGGaacctttcctttccttacccTTCTGGTTTCattccccaacccccatccctaTCTCTTCTGCATCTTTCAAACAACATAAGATGAATAAGTGCTGGTGATCTATTGTACAGCATGGttactatagttaataatagtgtattttaaagattttatttatttattttagagagagagggagcatgagcacaCAAGAgtggggtgagcagagggagaggaagaatctcaagcagactctcctctaagcacagtgcccagtgtggggctcaatctcaggaccctgagatcatgacctgagctaaaacaaagagttggacgtttaatccactgagccacccaggggacccaaAGACactgtattttatacttaaaaattgctaaaaagggggcacctgggtggctcagtgggctaagcctctgccttcggctcaggtcacgatcccagagtcctgggatcgagccccacatcgggctctctgctcagcagggagtctgcttcccttcctctctgcctgcctctctgcctacttgtgatctctgtctgtcaaataaataataaatataaaaaaaattgctaaaaaggTAGAGCTTTCATGCTCTCACCATagcaacagcagcaacagcaaaatggtaattatgtgaggtggaGGAGTAAACTAATCTTATTATACTAAGccttttgcaatatatacatgtatcaagtCATcccattgtacaccttaaacttgcaCAATGTagtatgtcagttatatctcaataatgctgggggagaaatgaaaaaaaaatcctcatccCAGACAGTGAGGCATCCTGAAAACAGCACCGGACTGAGAAGTAGGAGATGAGTGTTCTAAAGCCTGATCTGTCACTTCAGGAATTTGTCTAACTTCTCTGGTcctcatttttattatctataaaaGAGGGGACTGGTTTATGTTAGAGTTGGTTCCAAAATTTGACCTAAAATAGAACACATACCATCATGCTTTCTGCACCTCACTGGAATCATCTTCCATCTTCCAAAATTCCTAGAAGACTCTTGTTCGTTTTAAAGGGGGCCTTTGCATTTATTAAACATCATAATCCTTTGCCAACTATGTCACAATAACCTGTGCTGTGAAgttctttttgataatttttaattactaaacTCTGAGCCCATTTGAATTTCAATGTAggggtacctgggcggctcaatgggttaaagcctctgccttcagctcaggtcatgatcccagggtcctgggatcgagccccgcatcagcctctctgctcagcagggagcatgcttcccttcctctctctctctttctctctgcctacctctctgcctacttgtgatctctgtctgtcaagaaataaaaaataaataaaattcaatgtaAACAATGCAGTAATAgtcatgaaaagagaaaaaaaatctactctggAATCTATTTTTATTCATAATGTGAAGTAAATATACTAATATTGGATGGGGAGCTATGGATTAATatcttgaagaaaataattttttatgtactctgtgccaagcacagaTTATTTCTGATGATCCTCACAAAAACCTGTTATAGAAGACAGTTTCTTCCTACacagctgaagaaactgaagctcagcaAGTTTATGTAACTAGCCTAAGGTAACACACTATTTCATGGTAGGACTGGGATTTGAATCTTGGAGATTAAAGTGTACGTGTTTACAACACTGTCAGTATACTAAATGCCACTAAATTACATACTTTAGAATGCTTACTGTTGTTATGTAACTCTtactttaaaaggcaaaaaaaaatttaaaaatcagaaaaaaatgtacatatctcCCTCCACTGATGTTGAGGTTATGTCCTGATAAACCcatcataaagagaaaatatcataagaaaatgcatttacaaCACCTAACCTACAGAACATCATAGCCTAGCctagcctagcctaccttaaacGTTCTCAGAACACTTAACATCAACTTAcaattgggcaaaatcatctcACACTAagcatattataaaataaagtgtAGATTACCTCATGTCATTTATTGAATACAGTACTGAACATGAAAACCAGAATGGTTGTAGGGTACAGAATGGTTGTCAACGTATGGGTTGTTCACCATCATAATCTCATGGCTGACTGAAAGTCCTGGTTGCTGTCACTGCCCAGCTCATGAGAGTGTCTATCACCTATTGCTAGCTtggaaaaagatcaaaattcaaagaatGGCTTCTGCTGAATGTGTCTCCTTTGCACTAGTGTAAAGTTGAAAAATCCTAAGTCAAAGCAATTTAAAGTCAGGATCATCTGTATGCGTTTACAGATTGTGTCAAAGTAACTAACAATATAGTAAATCACAGTATGGTAAACTGGAAAATGCCTAGGGCTCAGCTCTTGACTAGCCAACTCTGTGCCCTGGGACTAGTCATTTCACCTCTCCAGAATTCAGTTTTCTAGGCTATAAAATAAAGGAGAGGGAGACTACATGGATGATTTCTAGGCACCCCTTCAGCTCTTCCAGTCCGTCCTCTACTTATTTTCTAAGGCAGAATATTATCTGGTTTTCATTGCCCTCTTGTGGGTGAAAGATGAACTGTAACTATCACTATATTAGCACAAGATTTTGGAATAATCACCTCATTAAATCCAAATCAAACCAGGCATTTGGCATCATGCAGATAAAAAAACTAGATGAATGAATAGTCTgctttctataattttttctGTCATGGTGACACAAGCTTAAACTCATaacctttcaaaataaaaataagtatatagttTCCTGTGGTCAGGAACAAAGGACAGATCAAGTaaacatttttctctcctctacCCACCCCCATCTTCTGTTTTATTAGAACATGACCTTTCCAATAATCTGTCTgtgtttttaaatactgtaaacaaaattaaaaaggaagacatATGGGAGAGGATTGCAGAAAATCTACAGTATGGATAAGATCAAATGTTAATaccaataatatataaaaaaagagcttctaaaaatcaataagaaacaaaaatgattgTTTCCCACCCCAAATGTGCTAAGGACCAGAATGGGTTATTCactcaagaaaaaatgaaaatggtcaATAAATGCTTGAACAACTATTTACTCTCAAAGGATGAaaaagatgcaaatcaaaacatgaGATCATTTTCCATCCATCAAATTAGGCAAATGTGGTTTGAAAGGAAGATAATATTCAATGAATGATGGGGTGTTCAGAAAACTAGGTCTCTTATGCTACTGGTATTTATGTAATTTGGGAAAACTTTCTAGATGGTGATTTGTCAATGTATATTAAAAGCCACACAAATAGTCATAATCTTTGACCTGGaaattttacttaaagaaaataaagatagatGTGAATTAAGATGAGTGTTAGGGACATTCACTGAtgttttataaaaggaaacaGTTGGAAAACAATCTAAGTATCCAGGAATAAGTGTTTGATTACATTTATTATGGTAAATCCttcaaaagaatattttgcaagcattatatatatagtttctagAAGACTATGCAATGACTTAGATGAAAGTCCAGTATATGTTAAGTATATGTTAATATTACAATTGGTATATGTAGAATGACATcacttttattatataaatatattaaaattaaaatcaggtTACCTCATTTTAATATGATTacagaaaacttattttctttatcttacttttctgtttcttttgccttagttttttgttttattattattattattattattattatcatcacaaTGAATGTATATAACTtctgtactcagaaaaaaaaaaccctaaagacaaagttttaaaattcttactgCTGACACTGCTTTCTCAttgggaagaaatggaaaaagagatgATTCAAAATTTATACCAACACTTGTTCATCTATAAGAAGACTCTATAATGAGCAATATATTACAGAACACACCCTTGGCTATGTTGATTTTAAGGCAGctaggaacaaaaaaaaaaaaaaaaaaaaaaagagagagagaaaaaagaagagatgagcCTATCTCCTGGTTCCTCACAAATTCACCACAGGAAGGCATGATTTGTACTTTTACTCTAATCAATAGAGCTAATATTGTATTAAGAGCTATTTCTTTCATTCAGGCAACATTTCTTTACCCATTTGATCAATCAATTAAGAAGCACAGCTTGGCTTGTTTGGCTAAAATTCAGGGGGGCTAGAGTGAGATCCATTACACATTTACCCACAATTCATAAAGCATGAAAGGAATTGATGGATtactaaaaaatacacatactcGCACTCACAAAACCCACCATTTGAAAAAGCACTTAAATATGGCTGAATCAAAAGCCATATTTGCTTTTGGAAAAGACAAAAGCGATTTataaagacacatagatcactgCAGCAGTTCCTATATGACTAAAGGTGACAATTCCTTCACACCTTGAGCTGTGAAGATGCTTGCTTATTCTTACTGAAAGCACTTTAGTAACTTTTCACCCCCTCAAAAAAACCTCACACAAACATCACCACCTCTACCAGCAATATAAAAGTCAGATCCTTGTTCAACATTTTTGGAAACATATCAGTGAAGGgacatttaaacatttctttcattcttgaaaTATACCTAGCTTCTATCattattccttccttctcttaaagAGAAAGGAGTAAAGAATGAGGACTTCATTGGTGAAGGTAacctgaaataattaaaaagacagcaaaaaacaaaaaacaaacaaaaaaacaaaacctcacctGAGGTGagggatatgttaattagcttgattgtggtgagGATTtcacagtgtgtatgtgtgtgtgtgtgtgtatatatatatatcaaattgtCAAATTGATAGATATATATCAAATTGTATATATCAAAAtgttacacacatatatatgatatatatctaaTTGATATATATCAAATTGATCAAATATATCAAATTTGGTATGTATCAAATAtatacaatgtttttaaaatttaaaataaattaaattagcatatagtatattattagtttcagagatagagtttagtgattcatcagttccaCATgatacccagtactcattacatcaagtgacctccttaatgtccatcacccagttactccatcccccctacctctcctccagcaacacccaagtttgtttcctagaggaagagtctcttatggtatgtctccctctctgatttcaacttattttatttttcctcctgttcccctatgatcatctgctttgtttcttaagttccacatatgtgtgaaatcatatgatatttatctttctctggctgatttattttgcttagtgtaataccctctagttccatccacattgttgcaaatggcaagatttcattctttttgatggctgagtaatatttcactgtatatatatatatacaccacatcttctttatccactcatctgttgatggacattagggctcttcccatattttggctattgtggacattgctgctataaactttggtgTGCAGGTGCCCAtttgaatcactgtgtttgtatcctttggataaatagatatatacaatttttattggtcaattatactttaataaaagcaGGAGGAAAAGCAAGGCCTTTTtggtaaggttttatttatttatttgacagagagagagagagaaagcacatgtgaGTGGGGGcgaggagcagaggtagagggagagcagactccctgttgagcatggaacccaactggggtggggagggcttgactccaggaccccaagatcatgacctgagccaaaggcagacacttaactgacggagccacccaggagccccaaaaagACCAGTTTTGAAAAAATCAATTaacattttatcaaaatatatatCATAGTTTATCTGACCTTAAATGAAGTATAAGAAAAGCATTCCACTGTAATGAATTCTATATCTCTGtaacaaggagagaaaaaaagtgaaatgccTTTCGGGATtactgaggcaaaaaaaaaaaaattattgcaattAGAATTACTGCAGGTAATTAAATGAAAGTAGAGATGCCCATCCCAGCTCCTATCCTGACCTTACTCAAATCACTGCCTTGATTTTCCAGtgtgtttttaaattcaattataaaattgaaaagaaactCATCTATTCCACACCTTCCACTTTCTGGAAGGATCATAGCCAAACTatttccaaaaaaatgaaaagcaatatTATTTAAGATATCCAGAGAAGGAGATTTCCCAGTGGATTATGAATcaagcagaaaaacaacaaagacaGAAAGCTAGTTTTCTGCTTTGAAAATATCAGTTTGGGATAAGCAAATCCTTTTTAAGAGGCTTATAAATCTCTGATCTTTTATAGTCTAAAAGCTATATCATTATAGCCTGATCAAAAGGATTCCAGGTGCTGTATTTGAAACATGGTctgataatttattaaatatttatcctcagagatgggaaaaatatatgtggcaaaacaaaaaaatatctgCTTTTCTCTCCTGTGATTTCAATTGCCTAGAGTCCCGATAGGCAAAAGTAGAGGAATGGGAGAAGTCTAAGTCTGTGACAGATGGAACCAATGTAATGAAATTATGTGCTGCAGAGAGACATATGCCCATAATTTAAAAGTCACCATTATGGCTATTCAAGCCATTTGATGGTAATGCAAGTATCTTTAAAGTCCATTATGTGAGAAGCAAGAAAACAGTTATTTAACAAAATTATcctttgtttcctgatttgtttcacccatattttcatgttttcctaAGGTCTGGACAGTATATCATCCAAGAAGATAAAAGGAATATGTATACTCTGTTATATTTTGTGATGgtttaacatttgttttaaattacaaTGAAGAAGTAAATTGGAAAGTCAAGATCCAATCTCCAGTCTCAGTGTTCTTCATGCATTAAAAAGTGACATAAAATAAAAGGCACCTCCCCACCTTAATCTTTTGAGCTTGCTTCCCCATCAGTGGAACCTATCTCTCTGATCACTGGGTTGCAGCTGCTTGGGGTACCACGGTGAAAACATGATCCAGAGGCCACATGCAGTGTAGTCTCGAAGAGCGATTTGATTGGTAAGTACTGTCTGTCATGCCCACCAGTTgctcaaaaagagaaagggagagaagaagcacaaACATTGTATACTGGTTATTCAAAATGCACTTTTTATTCACTTTaacacagatgattttttttacaGCTGAAACAAAATATCTGATACACAATTTTGGGTTTTTAGCAGCACCTGCAACAAGAGGATTGTGGAATACCTCAAGGTAAAGTAGAGATGGCTGAGGCAGGCACAAATTAACCTGAAATTCATCAATCCACTGAAGACATATGGAATCTGAGGCCCCTTAAATTTAGCTCAATACATGAcaacaaactaaataaatattctttatgatGTTTTAATGGACTGTCAAAAAAACAGTATATCTCCAGTTAGAAATATCTTATTCAAAAAATCcagtgttcttaaaaaaaaaaaaaactttcgaAAATATTGCACTGCACATTCTAGTGTATATAATTTCTAAGCCTATAAGCACAGTTCCTGGTACTCACAGATTTCAGCCTTTGGTGTTTTACAATCTTACCCAAACTTATGTCAGCATCCCACTGAGTGTTACTCACCAAAAATGCCACTGTTCTTGTCATTTAATGTTAACTGTTTTCATTAGAATGTTGTGTAGTGATTTGGCAGAGAAAACTGGTATGGCTAAGAGGAAAGGGGCTTCAGATGACCTGTCATTAAAATTAACACTTGCCTCGGTTAGACAGGAGGTCTATGAATAGAATAcccacgtatttttttttttttttacttaaatgacCACATGCCATTCTAATAGTGACAAGTACTTTTGTGAGTGAATGGAGGTCTTCATGTAAGCCTGAGATATACAGATAGAACTATTATAAGCAGAATGCAAGTAGAAAGAGAAGGCCCCAGGTCTCATGCACTTAAAAACAATTAACTTTTAACAGTTCTGATGTCCAGATTTTTACCCTAACATGGTTGTAGCAAAACAATCATAGaacttggaaaccagtgtggctggCTATAGGCATAGGCAGGATAGGGACCAATACTTAAGAGCTGTGGGGTCCCAGTTCTGGCTTTGACTTCTGGCATTGAAATTACTTTGACAATGGGGTCAGGATTATATTTAAATGGGAAATATTGAGGATGACTGGGATGAGATACTGTTTTCCGCTTGTCTATGTAGCCAAAAAGTCCCAGAGCTCTTAAAGCACATAAGGTCCCACATGTAAGGCTGATTCCATATGTGGCTACAATGGAGAGTTCTAGGCTATATTCCTATGAAAGCTCCTGCTTCTTCCCCGGCCTCTGTCTCttttgggggggaggagtcaattCTAACTGTCCTTTACTACCTACtaacatagatattttaaaagtacgGATTTAAAGCTTTGCAGGACAAACAGATCAACCAACAAGAACCAGACTGCATATTTGTTATACATTATATAGCTAGCAGTCATGGTAATAAAAATTTGATAaaccatttttgtattttaatatggTATTTTTAGGATATTTATACCAGGGTACATAATGACTACTCAAAGCTCAAGAATTTATCCTGCTATGGTGCAAAATAAAGAGCTGTGGAATTGCTGTGAAATGCTGATCCCAGAATAgtttgagaattttaaaagtccCTCTCCAAAGTCTTAGCTGTTGTCTTAAGAAACATCCAGTGATATCCTGGCACTGAAACATATTTTGTAACTTGCAGATTCATAGAActtagagctggaagggaccttaAACCAAATATCTAGCCAGGACGGAAATTCCTTTTATGGTATTTTAACAGATGCTCATCTAGTATCTTCTTGAATATTTTCATTGGAAGGGAGTTCATTATTAAGGCAGTCCATTCCACTGTTGGACAACTCTATGAGAAATTCAGTCTATCATTGGGTTAAAGTCTGCTCTCTTGCTACTTTCAGTGTCCTAGTTTGGCCAGTTGAACATACAGTACAATATAAAGATATTAGTTCCTATAATTAGTCccgataataaatattttagttaagGAGCCTTGTGAGAAAAGCCCATTATCCCCCaatcttttctgaagatttctctGAGAGCAGAGCACAGTGGCACAAAGGACCATCAAAGTTATGAGCAGAGAGCACTGTATCCAAAGCCATATACTAAGCAGCATTGCTAAATTGATAAGAGGTTGTCAGAGAAGCAACATCCCTATACAGCAAAAGTAGACTTATGAAGTAAAAGCAGACCAACCATTTATTTGCAAGGGTGGTTGGCATATTTAAGCATAATCCATTCACTAATACCCTGTTACTTCAAACACAAAGAATATAAGCAATTTCCAGTGTCATCAGTGTACCTCttattgagataatttttttgaaaagctcaAATGGGAGCAAACCATATATAAGGATTCAAACGAGGCAGTGTATGTCATTATACTCTTATATGCCTAATTATCACAACCCTTTTATAATTGAAGCTTAGGACATCCttgtttgcattatttttttattgtaatacaGCTCAGagtcttattttttcttcctttagcaGAAATGTCAGAAACTGCTTGCCAAGAGTCCATGGTGACATTTGTTAGTTGACTAATGGAACACTTTAAGGGATATCTGTGGCTCTTTAACTCCTTCATGCTGCTGGGTTCTAAGTTTAAActggatttgaaaatatttaaatctctCAGGACTGAAGCTTTCTGAAATGTCCTGATACACACAAGAAGGAAACAGCAGAAATCACGCAAAATACACTTGGCTtggtaaagctttttttttttttttttttttttttttacttgctctTACAACCTCAATTTGAAAGTCTCTgatacacagtcacaaccttcTCTCTTacccttttgtgtgtgtgccctCTCATAAGGGCACAGTTTTTCTGACACTATTGACTGAAAAATTTGTGGCACACTTTTAAAAGGCTGCCTGCTTTTAACAGCATGAGGATCCTGCTTTGGAGCCACTGTTCAAGTCAATAGTGTGACCCAACATGCAATGTTCCAGCTGTTCCTCTACAGCCAACACCTGCCTGACAGCTTCTTCAAAGGCCACTGTCACATTAGTATCATCTTTGGCACTTGTTTCTAGATAAGGGTAATCCCCATTCTCCATGCACCAGGCTTGTGCCTCCTCAGTAGTCACTTGCCTATCCTCTTTGTCTACCTTGTTACCTAGAACTACAAAGGGGAAGTGCTCAGGGTCTTTCACATCTGCATAGTAGATGAATTCTTTCTGCCAGTTACCAAGGTTCTCAAAGCTCTGTCGGTCATCCACGCTGAAGGTCAAGAGGCAGCAGTCTGCTCCCCTGTAGAAGGGTGTCCTAAGGCTCTTGAAACGCTCCTGCCCTGCAGTGTCCCAGATCTGGAGAGTTACAAAACGTCCATCTACCTCCAGATCTCGATTTAAGAACTCTACCCCTATGGTGTGAAAAGCCTGGGAGTCAAATTTATTGGTTACATAACGGTTCATAAGTGAGCTTTTCCCAACTCCACCATCACCCAAGAGAATAACCTTTAAGAGCAAGGATTTCCCACTCATTGTTGCAGCACCAGATGGGGAGGAGTTTATAACCAAGAgaacctgaaaataaaagaaaaagtaggagGGAAAACAGTTAAACCTGAAACTGAAATCAGCTTCATAGAAAATTCTCTGAATTTGATTGCTTACTAATTTAATCTCTCTTGATTCATGTTCACTAACTAGATAGTACAGCAGAAGGAATAGAATCCTTTTGTGTACAAGGGAAAAGAGGTCTTGTTTTTCTGAGGTCTTTCGCCTGTGCCAGGAAAATGGCTGAATGCCATGGGTAAATGGACTAGCAGATGGTGCTATAATTTGGTTCAGTTCTCACCCTATTCTAAAGGAGAAAGCCTAAAACAGGAATACCCCTCAGATGTGGAACCATATTATTGGTTTCCAGTTTGACAGTTCCAAACAAGAGGCAAATAGTACAAAATTGATTTGGAGTTTGAATTCTATTCATGATGGACCCAAGAATTATTGAGAGAGAAAGCTGTAtaagttgaaattttaattctGTCAGTAGAGTTTGGGGCTACAATTAAACTGGACACCAGAACTTGGAAGAGAGATAAAGGTCAAGTTTTTTCAGGA
This region includes:
- the RAB9B gene encoding ras-related protein Rab-9B — encoded protein: MSGKSLLLKVILLGDGGVGKSSLMNRYVTNKFDSQAFHTIGVEFLNRDLEVDGRFVTLQIWDTAGQERFKSLRTPFYRGADCCLLTFSVDDRQSFENLGNWQKEFIYYADVKDPEHFPFVVLGNKVDKEDRQVTTEEAQAWCMENGDYPYLETSAKDDTNVTVAFEEAVRQVLAVEEQLEHCMLGHTIDLNSGSKAGSSCC